Proteins from a single region of Desulfitibacter alkalitolerans DSM 16504:
- a CDS encoding IS1634 family transposase: MTAIIHQKDKRSGITYAYESVSYWNKEKQQSRSKRTLIGRVDDKTGEILPTDGRGRKKKDKSLPAKKGPVPAEKTARSFYGATYLLDTIGEKLGIAQDLKACFPETYLQILSTAYYLVLEDHNPLYRFEKWGSLHKHPYGKTITSQRSSELFGSITEQDKQQFFKLQGKRRSENEYWAYDITSISSYSQCLRQVQYGKNKEDDRLPQLNLALVFGETSNLPFYYRKLAGNIPDSKTLKHLLAELDTLGFAKIKLVMDRGFYSEENINALFKDHLKFLIAGKMSLNFMRSNLEGIYDSFRSFEHYNETHELYCRTVETQWQYTQYRPYKKETLKEPRRIYVHYYYNIDKAAEEEKAFDRNLMALRRELESGKRIPEHENQYKKYFDVKTTPKRGTKATVKEEAVLQAKKYFGFFALLTNQPMDAVTALEIYRNKDLVEKAFGNLKERLNLRRTLVSSEQSLEGKLFVEFVALIYLSYIKKQMQVSGLFKKYTIQEVLDKLDVIECFETPGQQLRVGELLEKQKEIYHALGVEPPTSL; encoded by the coding sequence ATGACCGCCATTATTCACCAGAAAGACAAGCGATCCGGTATTACATATGCGTATGAGTCCGTGTCCTACTGGAACAAGGAAAAGCAACAGTCGCGTTCTAAGCGAACCCTCATTGGCCGGGTGGATGACAAGACCGGTGAAATCCTTCCGACAGACGGCCGGGGGCGGAAAAAGAAGGATAAATCTCTTCCTGCAAAAAAAGGCCCGGTTCCTGCAGAGAAAACTGCCCGTTCTTTTTATGGTGCCACGTATCTACTGGATACCATTGGCGAAAAGCTGGGCATCGCCCAGGATTTAAAGGCCTGTTTTCCGGAAACCTACCTGCAGATCCTATCCACGGCCTATTATCTGGTACTGGAAGATCACAACCCGCTGTATCGTTTTGAAAAATGGGGAAGCCTACACAAACACCCCTACGGCAAAACCATTACATCCCAGCGTAGCAGCGAATTGTTCGGATCCATCACAGAACAAGACAAGCAGCAGTTCTTTAAGCTTCAGGGGAAACGCAGGAGTGAAAATGAATACTGGGCCTACGACATTACCTCTATCTCCAGCTATTCCCAATGTCTGCGACAAGTGCAGTACGGTAAAAACAAGGAGGATGACAGGCTTCCACAGCTTAACCTGGCCCTGGTTTTTGGTGAAACGTCCAACCTGCCTTTTTACTATCGAAAGCTGGCAGGCAACATTCCAGACTCCAAAACCCTGAAGCACTTATTGGCGGAATTAGACACCTTGGGTTTTGCCAAAATTAAGCTTGTTATGGACCGGGGTTTTTACAGTGAAGAAAACATTAATGCCCTCTTTAAAGACCATCTGAAGTTTCTCATCGCTGGCAAAATGTCTTTGAACTTCATGAGGTCGAACCTGGAAGGCATTTATGACAGCTTCCGCAGCTTTGAACACTACAATGAGACACATGAACTCTACTGCCGAACAGTTGAAACCCAGTGGCAGTATACTCAGTACCGACCGTACAAGAAGGAAACCCTGAAAGAACCCCGCCGGATCTATGTCCATTATTACTATAACATCGACAAAGCCGCCGAAGAGGAGAAAGCTTTTGACAGAAACCTAATGGCCCTGCGCCGCGAACTGGAATCCGGCAAGCGGATCCCAGAGCATGAAAACCAGTACAAAAAGTACTTTGATGTAAAGACCACACCCAAACGGGGCACAAAAGCAACAGTAAAGGAAGAAGCGGTTTTACAGGCCAAGAAGTATTTCGGGTTCTTTGCGCTTCTCACCAACCAACCTATGGACGCGGTAACCGCCCTGGAAATCTACCGGAACAAGGACCTGGTGGAGAAGGCCTTTGGCAACCTGAAAGAACGGTTAAACCTACGTCGCACCCTGGTATCCTCCGAGCAAAGCCTGGAAGGTAAGCTTTTCGTTGAGTTTGTGGCTTTGATATACCTGTCTTACATTAAAAAACAGATGCAGGTGTCGGGTTTGTTCAAAAAGTACACCATCCAGGAAGTTCTGGATAAGTTGGATGTCATTGAATGTTTTGAAACTCCCGGCCAGCAACTGCGTGTAGGCGAACTGCTGGAGAAGCAAAAGGAGATTTATCATGCACTGGGAGTTGAGCCGCCTACCTCGTTATGA
- a CDS encoding flavodoxin family protein: MAKKNILVLTGSARKNGNSDRMADTFIKEALSVGHEVTKFETAKKEIRGCIACETCWSKGKPCSFQDDFDELAPLLETADVIVFATPLYWFTFPAQIKAFIDKLYAYAGKNCLRPLKIKECLLLVCGADDNLKIFDGIIATYKEIAHYMKWEDKGIVAVPKVNKKGDIEATDGLVKAKEYGKMLGQ; encoded by the coding sequence TTGGCAAAGAAAAATATATTGGTATTGACTGGAAGTGCGAGGAAAAATGGAAATAGTGATAGGATGGCTGATACTTTTATCAAAGAAGCTCTCTCGGTTGGACATGAAGTAACAAAATTTGAAACTGCTAAAAAAGAAATCCGTGGATGCATAGCATGTGAAACCTGTTGGAGCAAAGGAAAACCATGTTCCTTTCAAGATGACTTTGATGAGCTGGCACCATTATTAGAAACAGCTGATGTCATAGTATTTGCAACGCCCCTATATTGGTTTACTTTTCCTGCGCAAATCAAAGCATTTATTGACAAGTTATATGCTTATGCAGGGAAAAACTGTTTACGTCCTTTGAAAATTAAAGAATGTCTTCTTTTAGTGTGCGGTGCCGATGATAATTTGAAAATATTTGATGGAATAATAGCAACCTATAAAGAGATTGCCCATTATATGAAGTGGGAAGACAAAGGTATTGTGGCAGTGCCAAAGGTTAATAAAAAAGGCGACATTGAAGCAACAGATGGACTAGTGAAAGCGAAAGAATATGGAAAAATGTTAGGCCAATAA
- a CDS encoding radical SAM protein — MGYVYGPVNSRRLGWSLGVDLTPGRVCSLDCIYCEEARPTAVLTCIRGEYAPAKQVIEEIRARAVPGLDFITFSGSGEPTLHSGLGEIIAAIKDLGIPIAVLTNSTLLNQADVRRDLDLADLVVPSLDAVSQDVFEKINRPCSSVSVHDVIEGIKAFCNVYKGRIWLEVLLVKGVNEHPQEMQKIAEIANTLPIERVHLNTICRGATVKKIEPVAKDILIEYKKLFNIPVEIFV, encoded by the coding sequence ATGGGCTATGTTTATGGACCTGTAAACAGCAGGCGGCTGGGATGGTCTCTGGGGGTGGATTTAACTCCTGGGAGGGTCTGCAGTCTTGACTGTATTTACTGTGAGGAAGCCAGACCAACAGCAGTTCTAACCTGTATCAGAGGAGAATATGCCCCTGCAAAGCAGGTCATAGAGGAGATAAGGGCAAGGGCAGTTCCAGGACTTGATTTTATAACCTTTTCAGGATCCGGGGAGCCCACACTCCATAGTGGGTTGGGTGAAATAATTGCTGCAATCAAAGATCTCGGCATTCCAATAGCCGTACTTACAAACTCAACTCTCCTAAACCAGGCGGATGTCAGAAGGGATCTGGATTTGGCTGATTTAGTAGTACCCTCTCTTGATGCTGTTTCCCAGGATGTTTTTGAAAAGATCAATAGACCGTGTTCCTCTGTAAGTGTCCATGATGTCATTGAAGGAATCAAGGCCTTTTGTAATGTGTATAAAGGCAGAATATGGTTAGAAGTGTTATTGGTGAAGGGGGTAAATGAACATCCCCAGGAGATGCAGAAAATAGCCGAAATAGCCAATACCCTGCCCATAGAGAGGGTCCATCTAAACACTATCTGCCGCGGTGCAACGGTTAAAAAAATTGAACCAGTTGCCAAAGATATATTAATCGAGTATAAAAAACTATTTAATATCCCCGTAGAAATATTTGTATAA